Proteins encoded in a region of the Fusarium falciforme chromosome 6, complete sequence genome:
- a CDS encoding Pre-mRNA-splicing factor SYF1: protein MAPIVTTPNGARRQPQLHLVSNEDSVYEQDILRNSASVKPWLAYIEFKARHGTVVEQAFVMERACAQLPRSYKLWKLYLVFRVKHVAKLNPAIFAAEYRKVNALFERALILLNKMPRIWEMYLKFLTKQPLVTLTRRTFDRALRALPITQHNRIWAVYRPFANSAAGTTAVKIWRRYMQVHPEDAEDFIELLVQTGLYTEAALKFIDILNNTRFNSKHGKGHYELWSEMVDLLVEHAAEIETGYETGIDAERIIRSGITRFADQRGKLWSGLATYWIRRGSFERARDVFEEGITTVMTVRDFTLIFEAYTEFEESIIGALMEVASSRAEKGIEDENADFELDIRMMRFEQLMDRRPFLLNDVLLRQNPNSVPEWEKRVALWGDNKKEVAQTYTDAIAAIQPKRAVGAFHQLWANYAKFYERGGDLRNARIIMEKAVKVPFKSVAELADMWIEWAEMELRNENFDDAVRIMAKAVQAPKRSTVDYFDETLSPQQRVHKSWKLWSFYVDLVESVSTLEETKKVYERIFELRIATPQTVVNYANLLEEHKYYEESFKIYERGLDLFSYPVAFELWNLYLTKAVDRKIGIERLRDLFEQAVEDCPPKFAKTIYLMYGNLEEERGLARHAMRIYERATRAVADEDRADMFNFYITKSASNFGLTSTRPIYERAIAALPDAEAKDMCLKFADMEKRLGEIDRARAIYGHASQFCDPRTNPDFWTKWEQFEVQHGNEDTFKEMLRIKRSVQAQYNTDVNFIASQALARSQRRPGGAEDAEVVDAMAALERQSRAPQGFVAASTGPTGGKPVPAAVTSNPDAIEIDGLDD from the exons ATGGCCCCCATTGTCACAACCCCGAATGGGGCGCGCAGACAGCCGCAACTGCACCTTGTG TCCAACGAAGATTCCGTCTACGAGCAAGATATCCTCCGCAACTCCGCTAGTGTTAAGCCTTGGCTAGCATACATTGAATTCAAGGCCCGCCATGGCACTGTGGTTGAGCAAGCATTCGTGATGGAGCGGGCATGCGCCCAGCTGCCTCGATCTTACAAGCTCTGGAAGCTA TATCTTGTATTCCGAGTAAAGCATGTGGCCAAACTGAACCCTGCGATTTTCGCCGCCGAGTACCGCAAGGTTAATGCCCTCTTCGAAAGAGCTCTAATCCTGCTGAACAAGATGCCCAGGATTTGGGAAATGTATCTGAAGTTCCTCACCAAGCAGCCGCTCGTGACCTTGACCCGACGAACCTTCGATCGCGCCCTAAGAGCCCTTCCGATCACTCAACATAACCGCATCTGGGCTGTCTATCGACCTTTCGCCAACTCCGCCGCAGGAACGACGGCCGTAAAGATCTGGCGACGGTATATGCAAGTTCATCccgaggatgccgaggactTCATCGAACTTCTTGTGCAGACAGGCCTTTATACTGAGGCTGCCCTGAAATTCATCGACATTCTCAACAATACGCGTTTCAACAGCAAGCATGGGAAGGGCCATTACGAACTTTGGAGCGAGATGGTTGACCTGCTCGTCGAACACGCAGCTGAAATCGAGACTGGGTACGAGACGGGGATCGACGCCGAACGCATCATTAGAAGTGGCATCACTCGATTCGCTGACCAAAGAGGAAAGCTTTGGTCAGGGTTAGCGACCTACTGGATCCGACGAGGAAGCTTTGAACGGGCCCGTGATGTTTTCGAAGAGGGCATTACCACCGTCATGACCGTCCGAGATTTCACCCTTATCTTCGAGGCCTACACCGAGTTCGAAGAGTCCATCATCGGCGCTCTCATGGAAGTGGCATCTTCGCGGGCTGAAAAGGGTATCGAGGACGAGAATGCGGATTTCGAGCTGGATATCAGAATGATGCGTTTTGAACAGCTCATGGATCGCCGACCTTTTCTTCTCAACGACGTCCTTTTGAGACAAAACCCTAACAGTGTACCCGAATGGGAGAAGAGGGTAGCTCTTTGGGGCGATAACAAGAAAGAAGTTGCGCAGACATATACCGATGCGATCGCAGCCATTCAGCCAAAACGGGCTGTTGGCGCCTTTCATCAACTTTGGGCCAACTACGCCAAGTTTTACGAGCGTGGTGGCGATTTGCGGAATGCTCGCATCATCATGGAGAAAGCTGTCAAGGTCCCCTTCAAGTCCGTGGCTGAGCTCGCTGACATGTGGATTGAATGGGCAGAGATGGAGTTGCGGAACGAAAACTTTGATGATGCCGTCCGAATCATGGCAAAGGCTGTACAGGCACCCAAACGATCTACCGTCGACTACTTCGATGAGACCCTATCACCGCAGCAAAGAGTTCACAAGAGCTGGAAGCTCTGGAGCTTCTATGTCGATCTCGTGGAGAGTGTTTCGACCCTGGAGGAGACTAAGAAGGTGTACGAACGAATATTCGAGCTTCGCATTGCAACACCTCAGACCGTGGTCAACTACGCCAACCTGCTAGAAGAACACAAGTACTACGAGGAGTCGTTCAAGATCTACGAACGAGGCCTGGATCTCTTCAGCTATCCCGTTGCCTTTGAGCTCTGGAACTTATATCTAACCAAGGCCGTTGACCGGAAGATTGGGATTGAACGACTGCGCGATCTCTTTGAGCAGGCTGTCGAAGATTGCCCTCCCAAGTTCGCGAAAACGATTTATTTGATGTATGGTAACCTCGAAGAGGAGCGTGGACTAGCTCGACACGCCATGCGTATTTACGAGCGAGCTACCCGAGCGGTTGCAGACGAGGACCGTGCCGACATGTTTAACTTTTACATCACGAAGTCCGCTTCCAACTTTGGCCTCACATCGACCAGGCCAATTTATGAGAGGGCCATTGCAGCTCTTCCTGATGCTGAAGCCAAGGACATGTGCCTCAAGTTTGCAGACATGGAGAAGAGGCTGGGCGAAATCGACCGAGCCCGCGCAATCTACGGACACGCTTCCCAGTTCTGCGACCCTCGAACCAACCCCGACTTCTGGACGAAATGGGAGCAATTCGAAGTTCAGCACGGCAACGAGGACACTTTCAAAGAGATGTTGCGGATCAAGCGAAGTGTGCAGGCCCAGTACAACACGGATGTCAATTTCATCGCATCACAAGCATTGGCACGTAGCCAACGCCGACCCGGTGGTGCAGAAGATGCTGAAGTTGTGGACGCAATGGCAGCATTGGAGAGACAGTCAAGGGCACCACAAGGATTCGTGGCAGCAAGCACAGGCCCAACAGGGGGTAAACCGGTGCCGGCAGCCGTTACCTCGAACCCTGACGCGATCGAGATTGACGGTCTTGATGATTGA
- a CDS encoding Carrier domain-containing protein produces the protein MIQEHPPPGISALLMELYDLSPAEVKQSRQFQTLKKPDLDKARLLASIPSTPRPSIRPLHLLYLALTELPGEWPTFDLIKCHTRLYKLLPEEVKAHDDGDSAWLVEATKELVKKSYTSFSQFIGSGNEPALRATNADNYITYRGLNHFVNNFQLPIDSSKTKPVVAIALPNGPILAATCIAVTTYYTAAPINPAAGPEQFQADILQSRAKCILTTSDDYKKLCLDAQWVVENNIQIFIVNWTRGDDVCVTTVEGAEIPTNDTTPKPNNADDIGLILFTSGTSGTKKVVPLTTHSIIAGIVFVMESWGLTSQDICLNMMPLYHVGGLVRNIFAPIFSGGSTVCCSAFDPNLFWDVAEDIQPTWYYASPSMHSVILAEATVRTKALENSRIRLACNAAGGLLPSLACQLRDTFNCVVLPSYGMTECMPISTPPLDYRLDREGTSGISTGPDLAILDWSEVVVSNGTVGRICVRGEPVFPGYLKPDGTYDKSPFNKDGWFDTGDLGYMDNDGYLYITGRSKEVINRGGELISPFEVENAIMSASMSSDSPISGRVSQALAFSACHDVLQEVVAVALVTPPKFPRVDLKTLHISLKSSLQQAKWPVLITYMDDLPKKNNKVLRINLGQRLGLPDVSDDTPYLERHWQASCPPPDTALSVPIERSACSVDYANLSRQIQGLLPRNTEVFCRQDPKDGGPEAVLAPRQAGIEVIGAELVNDIRRGLSTAIDNYMIPNQIHTLARPLPRSSSGIVDVAELHMEVERYLSDSIKKLSATTEGLVTKAFAETLSIPSGDIPPDVDFFSLGGDSLGAGRLMSALRAQFNVHLPISLVFNEGTVMAIATHIDKVSSSNQSDDEKADNTAGCTKTCSSTNPFLMFLQLIPLMVIYPLRRAFQWTVFMVALAYSQMLPTNDSVPGRLLNLTVSIFISRVVVRCVAPFVGIAAKWLIIGRYREGLYPMWGVYHTRWWMVQKITSICGKGFFNTNETMERLYYRLMGAKIGKNARLTGAALGEWDLLDIGDNTILSKCICRPFAAEGNTSMYLGRIKIGAGCSVGVASIVAPGSELPPNTCLGFNSSSWEMEDADEAYRDQLPGQARKPHWLLQCLFTMPLKLVAWFLTLVPWMAGLIGMVIQKPSESDSPLRGIINWFAEPERVGYHYLALILKALFGPFFLFGFTVIVKGVLDAVFGKAGPDSAQSQGAVTTWRVNLTKALCPVPRLHDVTSMFGQHYEATSVALRMLGAKVGERVYWPGTGPSISDYHLLEVGNDVVFGSRAHLVTSDGLGSEKIAIKDRAMIADRVCLLPGVEVGERVTMGSGALTRRGKTYSPGGTYVGSKAGDAVCLSTGRDVKEKGNPRVRIQHMSSDETLTGPRRQTGKSHVRTQISHMSSDDTLAESGKGPKKANYRVTADPFMTSESETDDSSDDDAPKQDLSPFGRAFYLNLAPYHVLGPFAIFCYSAFLTVFTAFYWNIPSISSVQVVDLVVKRYLREGLSVWYDLAAVFILTLIMIAILTTFQAVFALAIVICSKWSLLGRRMPGNYDWDKSSYCQRWQIFLGIERIRRQCYQGNGVLGLLTGTSWIVFYFRALGADIGRDCALFANGTPSLMFTEPDLITLGNRVAVDDASVVAHINTRGKFDLNRLEIGDGCVLRTGSRLLSGAQMKKESCLLEHTLVMGGDVVEAKWTMQGWPAERFTQGRVKE, from the exons ATGATTCAAGAACACCCCCCTCCGGGCATCTCGGCCCTCTTGATGGAGTTATACGACTTATCGCCAGCAGAAGTCAAGCAAAGCCGACAGTTCCAGACCCTAAAAAAGCCAGACTTGGACAAGGCCCGCCTCCTGGCCTCGATTCCCAGTACACCCAGGCCGTCCATCCGACCCCTGCATCTTCTCTATCTCGCCTTGACCGAGCTCCCAGGAGAGTGGCCAACGTTTGACCTCATCAAGTGCCATACGCGACTCTACAAACTTCTCCctgaggaggtcaaggcacACGATGACGGGGACTCAGCTTGGCTAGTGGAAGCCACCAAAGAGCTCGTGAAGAAGTCTTACACTTCCTTTTCCCAGTTCATCGGATCTGGCAACGAACCTGCTCTGCGAGCTACAAATGCCGACAACTACATCACTTATCGAGGCCTGAACCATTTCGTCAACAACTTTCAACTGCCGATTGACTCGTCTAAGACAAAACCCGTTGTCGCCATTGCGCTCCCTAACGGCCCAATCCTTGCAGCCACTTGTATCGCAGTCACCACCTACTATACCGCGGCACCCATCAACCCAGCGGCCGGCCCTGAGCAGTTCCAAGCAGACATTTTGCAATCCAGAGCGAAATGTATTCTGACCACAAGCGACGACTACAAGAAGCTCTGTCTTGACGCCCAGTGGGTCGTGGAGAACAACATCCAAATCTTCATTGTGAACTGGACTCGTGGCGATGACGTCTGTGTCACCACAGTGGAGGGAGCAGAAATACCGACAAACGACACCACGCCTAAGCCTAACAATGCGGACGACATCGGCCTGATCCTCTTCACAAGTGGGACATCAGGAACCAAGAAGGTTGTGCCCCTGACAACGCATTCGATCATTGCTGGCATTGTCTTCGTGATGGAGTCATGGGGCCTGACTTCGCAGGACATATGCCTCAACATGATGCCCCTTTACCATGT TGGTGGCCTGGTAAGAAACATCTTTGCGCCAATCTTCTCTGGTGGCTCGACAGTGTGTTGCTCTGCGTTCGACCCCAACCTCTTCTGGGATGTCGCCGAGGATATACAGCCCACTTGGTACTACGCGTCGCCATCAATGCACTCTGTTATCCTAGCCGAGGCAACGGTCCGGACCAAAGCCCTGGAGAACAGTCGCATTCGCCTGGCTTGCAATGCCGCGGGTGGTCTCCTGCCGTCTCTGGCTTGTCAGCTGCGCGACACCTTCAACTGCGTTGTACTTCCTAGTTATGGAATGACTGA GTGCATGCCCATCTCTACACCCCCTCTTGACTATCGCCTGGATCGCGAGGGCACATCTGGTATCAGTACTGGTCCAGACCTTGCAATTCTGGATTGGTCAGAGGTCGTGGTTTCGAATGGGACAGTGGGAAGAATTTGTGTTCGTGGTGAACCAGTCTTCCCTGGTTACCTGAAGCCAGACGGCACGTACGACAAGTCTCCCTTTAATAAGGATGGCTGGTTTGATACGGGCGACCTTGGATACATGGACAATGACGGCTATCTTTACATCACGGGCCGAAGTAAAGAAGTCATCAACCGCGGCGGAGAGTTGATCTCCCCGTTCGAGGTTGAGAATGCCATCATGTCAGCATCTATGTCCAGCGACTCCCCGATCAGTGGAAGGGTCAGCCAGGCTTTGGCGTTCTCGGCATGCCATGATGTTCTCCAGGAGGTTGTTGCAGTCGCCTTGGTGACGCCTCCCAAGTTCCCGCGGGTTGATCTCAAGACCCTACACATCTCTTTGAAGTCGTCCCTCCAGCAAGCCAAATGGCCTGTTTTGATCACCTATATGGATGATCTtcccaagaagaacaacaaAGTCCTCCGAATCAATCTTGGACAGCGATTGGGGTTGCCTGATGTGAGCGATGACACTCCATACCTGGAAAGGCATTGGCAAGCGTCATGCCCACCCCCTGACACAGCTCTGTCTGTTCCAATCGAACGCTCTGCCTGTTCAGTCGATTACGCCAATCTGTCGAGACAGATAcaaggtcttcttcctcgaaaCACGGAGGTCTTCTGTCGCCAGGACCCGAAGGACGGTGGACCTGAGGCTGTCTTAGCCCCAAGACAAGCCGGTATCGAAGTGATCGGGGCCGAACTGGTCAACGACATCCGTCGAGGTCTGAGCACCGCGATCGACAACTACATGATACCCAACCAAATACACACATTGGCTAGGCCACTCCCGAGAAGCAGCTCAGGGATTGTTGATGTCGCTGAGCTGCACATGGAGGTAGAGCGGTATCTGAGCGACTCCATCAAGAAGTTGAGCGCGACCACAGAGGGGCTGGTCACAAAAGCATTCGCGGAAACCCTGTCGATTCCTTCGGGCGACATACCTCCTGATGTTGACTTTTTTAGTCTGGGAGGAGATTCCTTGGGAGCTGGCCGTCTCATGTCGGCGCTACGTGCCCAATTCAACGTGCATCTGCCCATCAGTCTCGTATTCAACGAGGGAACTGTTATGGCCATTGCGACACACATCGACAAAGTTTCGAGCTCGAATCAATCCGATGACGAAAAGGCGGACAACACTGCAGGCTGCACCAAGACGTGCAGCTCCACCAACCCTTTCCTGATGTTTTTGCAGTTGATCCCTCTGATGGTCATCTACCCCCTGAGGCGAGCCTTCCAATGGACTGTCTTCATGGTGGCTCTGGCATACAGTCAGATGCTCCCTACAAACGACTCGGTTCCTGGAAGACTGCTGAATTTGACtgtctccatcttcatctcgcgAGTCGTGGTTCGCTGTGTCGCGCCCTTTGTCGGTATTGCCGCGAAGTGGCTCATCATCGGTCGCTATCGGGAAGGTCTCTATCCCATGTGGGGAGTCTACCATACCCGGTGGTGGATGGTTCAGAAGATCACCAGTATTTGCGGCAAAGGCTTTTTCAACACGAATGAAACCATGGAGCGTCTGTACTACCGACTTATGGGAGCCAAGATTGGAAAGAATGCGAGGCTCACTGGGGCCGCTCTTGGGGAATGGGATCTTCTCGATATCGGGGACAACACTATCCTTTCGAAGTGTATCTGCCGCCCATTTGCAGCGGAAGGCAACACAAGCATGTACCTGGGCCGTATCAAGATTGGAGCGGGCTGCTCGGTCGGTGTCGCCTCAATCGTAGCTCCGGGATCCGAGTTGCCGCCCAACACTTGTCTCGGCTTCAACTCGTCCAGTTGGGAAATGGAGGATGCGGACGAAGCATACCGGGACCAGTTGCCGGGTCAAGCTCGGAAGCCTCACTGGCTACTGCAATGCCTTTTCACGATGCCGCTCAAGCTTGTCGCGTGGTTCTTGACTCTCGTCCCCTGGATGGCTGGCCTCATTGGCATGGTCATACAAAAACCCTCGGAGAGTGATTCGCCACTACGAGGCATCATCAATTGGTTTGCTGAGCCGGAACGAGTAGGATACCACTACCTTGCACTCATCCTGAAAGCCCTCTTCGGACCATTCTTTCTATTTGGGTTCACTGTCATTGTGAAGGGAGTCCTCGACGCAGTGTTTGGCAAGGCTGGTCCAGATTCTGCCCAATCCCAAGGCGCCGTCACTACTTGGAGAGTAAACCTCACCAAAGCCCTTTGCCCTGTTCCTCGACTCCACGACGTAACCTCCATGTTCGGGCAACATTACGAGGCAACATCCGTGGCCTTGAGAATGTTGGGAGCGAAAGTCGGCGAGCGCGTATACTGGCCGGGAACCGGCCCTAGCATCAGTGACTACCACTTGTTGGAGGTTGGAAACGATGTTGTGTTTGGCTCTCGCGCTCACTTGGTGACTTCTGACGGCCTCGGATCCGAAAAAATCGCCATCAAAGACCGCGCCATGATTGCTGATCGTGTTTGTCTTTTGCCTGGCGTTGAGGTTGGAGAGCGAGTGACCATGGGATCTGGCGCCTTGACACGACGAGGCAAGACTTATTCCCCAGGAGGGACATATGTTGGTTCCAAAGCAGGCGATGCTGTGTGCTTGTCGACAGGTCGCGATGTTAAGGAGAAGGGGAACCCTCGAGTCCGAATCCAGCACATGAGTAGCGACGAAACTCTGACCGGACCTAGGCGCCAAACAGGGAAGTCACACGTACGCACTCAGATCTCGCATATGAGCAGCGATGATACCCTGGCAGAGTCGGGTAAGGGTCCGAAGAAGGCAAACTATCGCGTCACGGCCGACCCCTTCATGACATCTGAGAGCGAGACGGACGACAgctccgacgacgacgccccCAAGCAGGACCTGTCGCCGTTTGGGCGCGCCTTTTATCTCAATCTTGCCCCGTACCATGTCCTTGGACCCTTTGCAATCTTCTGTTACTCGGCATTCCTCACTGTGTTCACTGCGTTCTATTGGAACATTCCCAGCATATCATCTGTTCAGGTGGTGGACTTGGTTGTCAAACGGTATCTTCGAGAAGGCCTTAGTGTGTGGTACGATCTGGCAGCGGTCTTCATTCTGACTTTGATCATGATTGCTATCCTGACCACGTTCCAAGCTGTCTTTGCCCTCGCCATCGTCATTTGTTCAAAGTGGTCTTTACTGGGACGACGCATGCCTGGAAACTACGACTGGGATAAGTCTTCATACTGTCAGCGTTGGCAAATCTTCCTCGGCATTGAGCGCATCCGGCGACAATGCTATCAGGGTAACGGTGTCTTGGGCCTTCTCACAGGAACCAGCTGGATCGTGTTCTACTTCAGAGCTCTGGGCGCCGACATTGGAAGGGATTGTGCTCTGTTCGCCAATGGAACACCTAGTCTGATGTTTACCGAGCCAGACTTGATCACTCTAGGCAATAGAGTTGCCGTCGATGATGCGAGCGTTGTTGCGCACATCAATACGCGTGGGAAGTTCGACTTGAACAGGCTTGAGATCGGGGATGGATGTGTGCTGCGAACCGGAAGTAGGCTGCTGAGCGGCGCgcagatgaagaaggagagcTGCTTGTTAGAGCACACACTTGTTATGGGGggtgatgttgttgaagcAAAGTGGACTATGCAGGGTTGGCCGGCTGAGCGGTTTACGCAGGGACGAGTTAAGGAGTAG